In one window of Escherichia coli DSM 30083 = JCM 1649 = ATCC 11775 DNA:
- the allC gene encoding allantoate deiminase yields the protein MITHFRQAIEETLPWLSSFGADPAGGMTRLLYSPEWLETQQQFKKRMAASGLETRFDEVGNLYGRLSGTEYPQEVVLSGSHIDTVVNGGNLDGQFGALAAWLAIDWLKTQYGAPLRTVEVVAMAEEEGSRFPYVFWGSKNIFGLANPDDVRNICDAKGNSFVDAMKACGFTLPNAPLTPRQDIKAFVELHIEQGCVLESNGQSIGVVNAIVGQRRYTVTLNGESNHAGTTPMGYRRDTVYAFSRICHQSVEKAKKMGDPLVLTFGKVEPRPNTVNVVPGKTTFTIDCRHTDATVLRDFTQQLENDMRAICDEMDIGIDIDLWMDEEPVPMNKELVATLTELCESEKLNYRVMHSGAGHDAQIFAPRVPTCMIFIPSINGISHNPAERTNITDLAEGVKTLALMLYQLAWQK from the coding sequence ATGATTACACATTTCCGTCAAGCTATAGAAGAAACGCTGCCCTGGCTTTCCTCTTTTGGCGCTGACCCAGCGGGTGGGATGACCCGTTTACTTTATTCGCCGGAATGGCTGGAAACCCAGCAGCAGTTTAAAAAAAGAATGGCAGCAAGCGGGCTGGAAACACGTTTCGATGAAGTGGGGAATTTATACGGTCGCCTGAGTGGCACCGAATATCCACAGGAAGTGGTTCTGAGCGGTTCGCATATCGATACCGTGGTTAACGGCGGTAACCTCGACGGGCAATTCGGTGCGCTGGCGGCGTGGCTGGCTATTGACTGGCTGAAAACGCAATACGGCGCGCCGTTACGTACGGTCGAAGTGGTGGCGATGGCAGAAGAAGAAGGCAGCCGCTTCCCGTATGTTTTCTGGGGCAGTAAAAATATTTTTGGGCTGGCGAATCCTGACGACGTGCGGAATATCTGTGATGCCAAAGGAAATAGTTTTGTCGATGCGATGAAGGCTTGCGGATTTACTCTGCCGAACGCCCCACTAACTCCGCGTCAGGATATTAAAGCCTTTGTCGAACTGCATATCGAACAGGGCTGTGTGCTGGAAAGTAATGGGCAATCAATTGGCGTGGTGAATGCAATTGTCGGGCAGCGTCGTTATACGGTGACGCTGAATGGCGAATCAAACCATGCAGGCACCACGCCGATGGGTTATCGTCGTGATACGGTTTACGCTTTCAGTCGCATTTGCCATCAGTCTGTCGAAAAAGCGAAAAAGATGGGCGACCCGCTGGTTCTGACCTTTGGCAAAGTAGAGCCGCGCCCGAATACGGTGAATGTAGTGCCGGGTAAAACCACGTTCACCATTGATTGTCGTCATACCGACGCTACCGTGCTGCGCGATTTCACCCAACAGTTAGAAAACGACATGCGGGCGATTTGCGATGAAATGGATATTGGTATTGATATCGATTTATGGATGGACGAAGAACCCGTGCCGATGAATAAGGAGCTGGTCGCCACCCTGACAGAATTGTGTGAAAGCGAAAAACTGAATTACCGGGTGATGCACAGTGGTGCCGGGCACGACGCGCAAATTTTCGCGCCTCGCGTGCCGACCTGCATGATTTTCATTCCCAGCATCAACGGGATCAGCCATAACCCGGCGGAACGCACCAATATTACCGACCTTGCCGAAGGGGTCAAAACGTTGGCACTCATGCTTTATCAACTTGCCTGGCAGAAATAA
- the allE gene encoding (S)-ureidoglycine aminohydrolase → MGYLNNVTGYREDLLANRAIVKHGNFALLTPDGLVKNIIPGFENCDATILSTPKLGASFVDYLVTLHQNGGNQQGFGGEGIETFLYVISGNITAKAEGKTFVLSEGGYLYCPPGSLMTFVNAQAEDSQIFLYKRRYIPVEGHAPWLVSGNASELERIHYEGMDDVILLDFLPKELGFDMNMHILSFAPGASHGYIETHVQEHGAYILSGQGVYNLDNNWIPVKKGDYIFMGAYSLQAGYGVGRGEAFSYIYSKDCNRDVEI, encoded by the coding sequence ATGGGATATTTAAATAACGTCACCGGTTACCGCGAAGATTTACTGGCTAACCGTGCGATTGTTAAACACGGTAATTTCGCACTGTTAACACCAGACGGTCTGGTAAAAAATATTATTCCGGGCTTTGAAAATTGTGACGCGACAATCCTCTCCACGCCAAAGCTGGGTGCCTCTTTTGTTGATTATCTGGTCACACTGCATCAAAACGGCGGCAACCAACAGGGCTTCGGTGGCGAAGGCATTGAAACGTTCCTGTATGTGATCTCTGGAAATATCACTGCCAAAGCCGAAGGGAAAACATTTGTCTTAAGCGAAGGTGGCTATCTTTATTGCCCGCCAGGCTCCTTAATGACGTTTGTTAACGCCCAGGCCGAAGACAGCCAAATCTTTTTATATAAGCGTCGCTATATTCCGGTAGAAGGTCATGCGCCGTGGCTGGTTTCTGGCAATGCCAGCGAACTGGAACGCATTCATTATGAAGGCATGGACGATGTTATTCTGCTGGATTTTCTGCCCAAAGAGTTAGGTTTTGATATGAACATGCATATCCTCTCTTTTGCACCAGGTGCCAGCCACGGTTATATCGAAACCCATGTTCAGGAACACGGTGCCTATATTCTTTCCGGTCAGGGGGTTTATAACCTCGACAATAACTGGATCCCGGTGAAAAAAGGCGATTACATCTTTATGGGCGCTTATTCTTTACAGGCTGGTTATGGCGTAGGGCGTGGTGAAGCGTTCAGCTATATTTACTCGAAAGATTGCAACCGCGACGTAGAGATTTAA
- the glxK gene encoding glycerate 3-kinase, protein MKIVIAPDSFKESLSAEKCCQAIKAGFSTIFPDAHYICLPIADGGEGTVEAMVAATGGNIVTLEVCGPMGETVNAFYGLTGDGKTAVIEMAAASGLMLVAPEKRNPLLASSFGTGELIRHALDNGIRHIILGIGGSATVDGGMGMAQALGVRFLDADGQVLAANGGNLARVASIEMDECDPRLANCHIEVACDVDNPLVGARGAAAVFGPQKGATPEMVEELEQGLQNYARVLQQQTEINVCQMAGGGAAGGMGIAAAVFLNADIKPGIEIVLNAVNLAQAVQGAALVITGEGRIDSQTAGGKAPLGVASVAKQFNVPVIGIAGVLGDGVEVVHQYGIDAVFSILPRLAPLAEVLASGETNLFNSARNIACAIKIGQGIKN, encoded by the coding sequence ATGAAAATTGTCATTGCGCCAGACTCGTTTAAAGAGAGTTTAAGTGCAGAAAAATGTTGTCAGGCAATTAAAGCCGGGTTTTCGACCATATTTCCCGATGCGCACTATATCTGTTTGCCGATAGCGGATGGCGGCGAAGGGACGGTGGAGGCGATGGTCGCCGCGACGGGCGGCAACATCGTGACGCTTGAAGTCTGCGGGCCGATGGGCGAAACAGTGAATGCTTTTTATGGCCTTACCGGCGACGGGAAAACGGCGGTGATTGAGATGGCGGCGGCAAGCGGCCTGATGCTGGTCGCGCCTGAAAAGCGTAATCCGTTGCTGGCGTCAAGTTTTGGCACCGGAGAGCTGATTCGTCATGCGCTGGATAACGGCATTCGCCATATTATTCTCGGCATTGGCGGCAGTGCGACGGTCGACGGCGGTATGGGCATGGCGCAGGCGCTCGGTGTGCGTTTCCTTGATGCTGACGGTCAGGTGCTGGCGGCTAACGGCGGCAATTTAGCGCGCGTGGCAAGCATTGAGATGGATGAATGCGATCCGCGTCTGGCGAACTGCCATATTGAAGTAGCATGTGATGTTGATAACCCGCTGGTAGGGGCACGCGGCGCGGCGGCGGTGTTTGGTCCGCAAAAAGGGGCAACGCCGGAAATGGTCGAAGAACTGGAACAGGGGCTGCAAAATTACGCCCGTGTTTTACAACAGCAAACTGAAATTAATGTCTGCCAGATGGCGGGCGGCGGCGCTGCGGGCGGTATGGGCATTGCGGCGGCGGTATTCCTCAATGCGGATATTAAACCGGGTATTGAGATTGTGTTGAATGCGGTCAATCTGGCGCAGGCGGTGCAGGGTGCAGCACTGGTGATCACCGGGGAAGGGCGCATCGACTCGCAAACGGCAGGCGGTAAAGCTCCGCTGGGCGTGGCGTCGGTGGCGAAGCAGTTTAATGTCCCGGTGATTGGGATTGCTGGCGTATTGGGTGATGGCGTGGAAGTGGTGCACCAGTACGGCATTGATGCGGTATTCAGCATTTTGCCACGTCTGGCACCTTTAGCCGAAGTGCTCGCCAGCGGTGAAACCAATCTCTTCAACAGTGCGCGAAATATTGCCTGCGCCATTAAAATAGGTCAGGGAATTAAAAACTGA